One part of the Nitrospiraceae bacterium genome encodes these proteins:
- a CDS encoding winged helix-turn-helix transcriptional regulator produces the protein MNLQGQRDLLLLSEVERDAHVTQRSLASKLGVALGLTNLYLKRLAHKGYIKISTIPPHRIRYLLTPQGMAEKSRLTYQYMQYSITHYRDMRTRLRGTLTDAIGDGVARVVIYGTGELAEMAYLSLKEMNLTLVGFIDDKGQDKFLSYPVCAPDLVGRWDFDAVLLTDLENGEKHREILGRYLEPEKKILTLSLVA, from the coding sequence ATGAATCTGCAGGGGCAGCGAGACCTCCTCCTGCTTTCAGAAGTTGAACGGGATGCGCATGTGACGCAGCGCTCGCTCGCGTCAAAATTGGGTGTAGCCCTTGGTCTGACCAACCTCTATCTCAAGCGGCTGGCCCATAAGGGCTATATTAAGATTTCCACAATCCCTCCGCACCGCATCCGGTATCTCCTGACACCGCAAGGCATGGCTGAGAAGTCGCGCCTGACCTACCAATATATGCAGTATTCAATTACCCACTATCGCGATATGAGGACGAGGCTTCGCGGCACGCTGACAGATGCCATAGGAGATGGTGTCGCACGTGTCGTCATCTATGGGACGGGTGAGCTGGCGGAAATGGCCTATCTCTCGCTGAAAGAAATGAATCTGACCCTTGTCGGATTCATCGACGACAAGGGGCAAGACAAGTTCCTGTCCTACCCGGTCTGCGCCCCTGACCTGGTCGGCAGGTGGGATTTCGATGCGGTGTTGTTGACGGATTTGGAAAACGGCGAGAAACATCGTGAGATCCTCGGGCGGTACCTTGAGCCCGAGAAAAAGATCCTCACGCTGAGTCTTGTCGCCTGA
- a CDS encoding four helix bundle protein — MKITRFEDLDCWKEARLLTRQVYEAIEQNPRWQKEFRFCGKIQSAVGSVMANIAEGLVRRFNKEFVQFLFIGMSSCAKVQSHLYIALDQGYLSKDSFESIYGQAGRTSRIISGLIKYLRIKQAKPTKQAR; from the coding sequence ATGAAGATAACGCGGTTCGAAGATCTTGATTGTTGGAAAGAAGCCAGGCTACTCACCCGACAGGTGTATGAGGCAATCGAACAGAATCCTCGCTGGCAAAAAGAGTTCCGGTTTTGTGGGAAAATTCAAAGTGCTGTGGGGTCAGTAATGGCCAATATAGCAGAAGGGCTCGTTCGTCGGTTTAACAAGGAATTTGTGCAGTTTCTGTTCATCGGCATGTCTTCATGTGCCAAAGTTCAAAGCCATCTGTACATCGCGCTTGATCAGGGGTATCTGTCAAAGGATTCTTTTGAGTCGATCTACGGGCAGGCCGGCCGAACCTCAAGAATTATTTCCGGCCTCATCAAGTACCTTCGCATCAAGCAGGCCAAACCAACCAAACAAGCCAGATGA
- a CDS encoding UpxY family transcription antiterminator: MNQINQINQSNHLRWYALRTKSRHEKLVRDRLEKQGIEPLLPTVKRLSQWKDRKKEIEVPLFSGYCFVRFGSQQKLPVLKTIGVVEVVGGGKRPEPIPDEEIAALQTLMTSVLPYDPHPYLHEGMMVEVVRGPLQGVHGILLRKEKRHRLVLGVRLIQQAAAVEIDVNDVRPI, encoded by the coding sequence ATGAACCAGATAAACCAGATAAACCAATCAAACCATCTCCGCTGGTATGCATTGCGGACCAAGTCGCGGCATGAAAAATTGGTGCGTGATCGGCTGGAGAAGCAGGGGATCGAACCCCTCCTGCCGACGGTCAAGCGCCTCAGCCAGTGGAAAGATCGGAAGAAGGAAATCGAGGTCCCGCTCTTCTCCGGCTATTGCTTCGTGCGGTTTGGGTCTCAGCAGAAGCTGCCGGTTCTCAAAACCATCGGCGTCGTCGAGGTCGTCGGCGGTGGGAAGCGGCCTGAACCGATCCCGGACGAAGAGATCGCCGCGCTCCAGACGCTCATGACCAGCGTCCTTCCCTATGATCCGCATCCGTACCTGCATGAAGGCATGATGGTCGAAGTCGTCCGAGGGCCGCTTCAAGGAGTGCATGGGATTCTCTTGCGCAAGGAGAAGCGCCACCGGCTCGTGTTGGGTGTTCGGCTGATTCAACAGGCTGCGGCGGTAGAAATCGACGTGAACGATGTCCGGCCTATCTAG
- a CDS encoding Gfo/Idh/MocA family oxidoreductase — MSSAHSGSVPRVAVVGAGYWGKNLVRNFQSLHALGAVCDSDPERLESFKQQYSSASMFSAYSDVLRDETIRAVAIATPAEAHTRAVREALLAGKDVFVEKPLCLSVEEGEELVGLAKKRGRILMVGHLLWYHPAVLKLKELIAAGELGRIQYIYSNRLNLGKIRREENILWSFAPHDISVILGLLNETPDGIRAQGGNYLHQQIADVTISLLSFPSGVKAHIFVSWLHPFKEQMLVVVGDRKMAVFDDLEKKDKLVLYPHSIDWKNYIPIPNKADAQPVELDTQEPLQAECQHFLDCVVSRSRPRTDGEEGLRVLSVLQRCQEALEKEATRLAKTEARSRQQLYFIHDSACVDDGVEIGEGTSIWHFSHVLKGSQIGKHCKIGQNVVIGPKVRIGNGVKIQNNVSVYEGVTLEDFVFCGPSMVFTNVFNPRSEIPRMTELRPTLVKRGTTLGANSTILCGITIGQYAFIGAGAVVTKDVPDHALVVGNPGRVTGWMCNCGVKLLVKGKKASCPTCGKHYLSGKTGMKAV, encoded by the coding sequence ATGAGTAGTGCGCATAGCGGAAGTGTGCCTCGTGTGGCGGTTGTCGGGGCCGGCTACTGGGGCAAGAATCTCGTCCGCAATTTTCAGAGTTTACATGCTTTGGGTGCGGTTTGTGACAGCGATCCGGAGCGGTTGGAATCTTTCAAGCAACAGTATTCGTCGGCAAGCATGTTCAGCGCCTATTCAGATGTGTTGCGAGATGAGACGATTCGGGCCGTGGCGATCGCGACGCCTGCTGAAGCACATACACGAGCGGTGAGAGAAGCATTGCTGGCCGGGAAAGATGTCTTCGTTGAAAAGCCGCTTTGCCTCTCTGTCGAAGAAGGGGAAGAACTCGTCGGTCTGGCGAAAAAGAGGGGTCGGATTCTGATGGTCGGACACCTGCTCTGGTATCACCCGGCCGTGCTGAAGTTGAAGGAGCTCATTGCTGCGGGAGAGTTGGGAAGAATCCAGTACATCTACTCCAATCGCTTGAATCTCGGGAAGATTCGCCGCGAAGAAAATATTCTGTGGTCGTTTGCTCCTCATGATATTTCGGTCATTCTCGGTCTCCTCAATGAAACGCCGGACGGAATCCGCGCGCAAGGCGGAAACTACCTCCACCAACAGATCGCCGATGTGACGATCAGCCTGCTGTCTTTTCCAAGCGGAGTGAAGGCTCATATCTTCGTCTCCTGGCTGCATCCGTTCAAAGAGCAAATGTTGGTGGTGGTCGGGGATCGAAAAATGGCGGTGTTCGATGATCTTGAAAAAAAGGACAAGCTTGTCTTGTATCCCCATTCGATCGATTGGAAGAATTATATTCCAATCCCCAACAAGGCCGATGCTCAACCGGTCGAGCTCGATACGCAGGAGCCTCTTCAAGCCGAGTGCCAGCATTTCCTGGACTGCGTGGTGTCCCGATCACGCCCCAGAACAGATGGGGAAGAGGGACTGAGAGTGTTGTCTGTACTTCAACGTTGCCAGGAAGCACTGGAGAAAGAAGCGACCCGACTGGCCAAAACGGAAGCGCGATCGCGTCAGCAGCTCTATTTCATTCACGACTCGGCCTGCGTGGACGACGGAGTGGAAATCGGCGAAGGGACCAGCATCTGGCACTTTTCTCATGTGCTCAAAGGGTCGCAGATCGGGAAGCATTGCAAGATAGGCCAAAACGTCGTTATTGGCCCGAAGGTAAGGATCGGCAACGGCGTCAAGATTCAAAACAATGTATCCGTGTACGAGGGAGTGACGCTCGAAGACTTCGTTTTCTGCGGTCCCTCGATGGTCTTTACCAACGTCTTCAATCCCCGCAGCGAAATTCCGCGTATGACGGAGCTCAGGCCGACGCTCGTCAAACGTGGAACCACGCTGGGCGCAAATTCAACCATTCTGTGCGGAATTACAATCGGTCAATACGCATTCATCGGAGCAGGAGCCGTCGTCACGAAAGATGTACCCGATCATGCACTCGTCGTCGGGAACCCAGGCCGAGTGACTGGTTGGATGTGTAACTGTGGGGTGAAGCTTCTGGTGAAGGGGAAGAAGGCGAGCTGTCCGACCTGTGGGAAGCATTACCTATCCGGCAAGACGGGGATGAAGGCGGTCTAA
- a CDS encoding DegT/DnrJ/EryC1/StrS family aminotransferase: MGVPLLDLKAHHEPLHKEIMDALEQVFRSQAFILGPEVTKLEERVATYSQAGYGIGVSSGTDALLLALMAIGVGHGDEVITTPYSFFATAGAVARLGAKPVLIDIDPKTYNIDPAKIRGVITSKTKAVIPVHLYGQCADMAPILDIAQRHNLKVIEDAAQAIGAEYRDGRRAGSMGTVGCLSFFPSKNLGCLGDGGMVVTNDPDLSERMRVLRVHGGKPKYYHKVIGGNFRIDTIQAAVLNVKLNYLDEWTRMRQENARRYETLFQQSGLVQKGKVRLPVPVYRDSGSKHYHIYNQFVLRVDKRDDLMAFLKQNGIGTEIYYPVPFHLQECFRYLGHKEGDFTESEHAAKETLAIPIYPELTAAQQEEVVAATSKFYA, translated from the coding sequence ATGGGAGTTCCGCTTCTCGATTTGAAGGCACATCACGAGCCGCTCCATAAAGAAATCATGGATGCCTTGGAGCAGGTTTTTCGGAGCCAGGCGTTCATTCTGGGGCCGGAGGTGACAAAGCTGGAAGAACGAGTGGCGACCTATTCCCAAGCTGGATACGGCATCGGAGTGTCGTCCGGGACAGATGCGCTCCTTCTCGCGCTGATGGCGATCGGGGTGGGTCATGGGGACGAAGTGATCACGACACCATACTCCTTCTTTGCGACAGCAGGAGCGGTTGCTCGCCTTGGCGCCAAACCGGTCCTCATCGACATTGACCCAAAGACATACAACATTGATCCAGCGAAGATTCGCGGCGTGATCACATCCAAGACCAAAGCCGTAATTCCGGTCCACCTCTATGGGCAATGTGCCGATATGGCGCCGATTCTCGACATCGCTCAGCGGCACAACCTGAAAGTCATCGAAGATGCGGCCCAAGCCATCGGGGCGGAATACCGCGACGGTCGGCGAGCCGGCAGCATGGGGACGGTCGGATGTCTCTCCTTTTTCCCGAGCAAGAACCTTGGATGTCTAGGAGATGGGGGGATGGTCGTGACGAATGATCCCGATCTCTCGGAGCGAATGAGAGTGCTGCGCGTTCACGGAGGAAAGCCGAAATACTACCACAAGGTGATTGGAGGCAACTTCCGGATCGATACGATCCAGGCCGCCGTGCTCAACGTGAAACTGAATTATTTGGATGAGTGGACGAGAATGCGTCAGGAGAATGCCCGACGCTATGAAACACTGTTCCAGCAGAGTGGATTAGTGCAAAAGGGAAAAGTGCGACTGCCGGTGCCTGTCTATCGAGATTCGGGCAGCAAGCACTACCACATCTACAATCAATTCGTGCTGCGGGTCGACAAACGGGACGACTTGATGGCATTCCTCAAGCAGAACGGGATCGGAACAGAAATCTATTACCCGGTTCCGTTTCATTTGCAAGAGTGTTTCCGATACCTGGGGCATAAGGAAGGAGACTTTACGGAATCGGAACATGCAGCCAAAGAAACCTTGGCCATCCCGATCTATCCCGAACTGACTGCGGCGCAGCAGGAAGAGGTTGTGGCAGCGACGAGCAAATTCTATGCGTGA
- a CDS encoding NTP transferase domain-containing protein, translating to MRPSVKAFIQARMSSKRYPGKVLAPFREEPLIRHVVRAAEAVLLRRNVVVVTSTHVTDDPLASYLQSVGVQVFRGPLDNVLQRFLLCLRDHPCDWVFRINGDSPLLWPELIQIFMREAEQFSGDVMTTIFPRTFPRGQNLELIGAHVLRELAGEPLTSEDLEHVTPYVYRHPERYRITNIESGDARLSETSLAVDTIEDFRRLGALTTSDLQHLLPPVLSSRVLS from the coding sequence ATGAGACCTTCTGTTAAAGCATTTATTCAGGCCCGCATGTCCTCGAAGCGATATCCGGGGAAAGTACTGGCCCCGTTTCGAGAAGAACCGTTGATTCGCCACGTTGTCCGGGCAGCGGAAGCAGTGCTCCTCCGCCGCAATGTGGTGGTCGTGACGAGCACGCATGTAACGGACGATCCGCTAGCCTCCTATCTACAATCGGTTGGTGTGCAAGTATTTCGAGGCCCGCTCGACAATGTGCTGCAGCGATTTCTCCTGTGTCTGCGCGACCATCCATGTGACTGGGTGTTCCGGATCAACGGTGATAGTCCCTTGCTGTGGCCAGAGTTAATTCAGATTTTTATGCGAGAGGCTGAGCAGTTCAGCGGGGATGTCATGACGACGATCTTCCCGCGAACTTTTCCAAGGGGACAAAACTTGGAACTGATCGGCGCCCACGTCTTAAGAGAGCTTGCCGGGGAACCACTGACTTCGGAAGATTTAGAACATGTCACACCTTATGTCTATCGTCATCCCGAGCGGTACAGGATTACCAACATTGAATCTGGTGACGCGCGGCTGAGCGAAACTAGCCTAGCAGTGGATACGATCGAAGACTTCCGACGGTTGGGCGCGCTGACGACGAGTGATCTCCAGCACCTCTTGCCACCTGTTCTTTCGTCACGAGTACTCTCATGA
- a CDS encoding DegT/DnrJ/EryC1/StrS family aminotransferase encodes MNVPRQIPFARPWITDEDRKAVMEVLNGHILTHGPQCKSFEQEFAEFVGHGAHCISVSSCMAALHLAYLHFGIGPGDEVIVPAQTHTATVHAVEWVGAKPVFVDCDPRTGNVTAAAVAASVTSKTKALSVVHFAGIPCEMPAIMKIAAGRDLKVIEDCAIALGAHYAGQHVGLFGDVGCFSFYPVKHMTTAEGGMFVTRHGAVAQAVGRLRAFGVDRTHSERSLPGMYDVPSLGLNYRMSEMQAALGRSQLQRMKIGLEKRAALFERYRRLLEPIKGVRLIDSVDPKAASSHYCVSLVFEPPYAVKRDEIVMRLNAAGIGTSIYYPQPVPRMTFYRKKYGIEPSKYSIASQLSDHSVALPLGMHVENADVDMIIATLAEILKSPS; translated from the coding sequence ATGAACGTACCACGACAGATTCCGTTCGCCAGGCCATGGATCACAGACGAGGACAGAAAAGCCGTGATGGAAGTCCTCAATGGCCATATTCTAACCCATGGTCCCCAGTGCAAGTCGTTCGAGCAGGAATTCGCGGAATTTGTGGGTCACGGGGCTCATTGCATCTCGGTGAGTTCCTGCATGGCGGCACTCCACCTGGCTTACCTTCACTTCGGTATCGGACCGGGGGACGAAGTGATCGTGCCGGCGCAAACACATACCGCGACCGTGCACGCAGTCGAATGGGTAGGAGCCAAACCGGTGTTCGTGGACTGTGATCCACGCACGGGCAATGTCACGGCTGCGGCGGTCGCAGCCTCGGTCACGTCCAAGACGAAAGCGCTCTCAGTCGTTCACTTCGCCGGGATTCCCTGTGAGATGCCGGCAATCATGAAAATTGCCGCGGGGCGTGATCTGAAGGTGATCGAAGACTGCGCGATCGCGCTTGGGGCGCACTACGCGGGGCAGCATGTGGGGCTGTTCGGCGATGTCGGTTGTTTTTCGTTCTATCCGGTGAAGCATATGACTACGGCCGAGGGAGGGATGTTTGTGACTCGTCACGGAGCCGTAGCGCAGGCCGTCGGCCGCCTCCGCGCGTTCGGGGTCGATCGGACGCATAGTGAGCGGTCGCTGCCGGGAATGTACGACGTGCCGTCGCTGGGGCTGAACTATCGGATGAGCGAAATGCAGGCCGCCCTTGGACGTTCCCAATTGCAGCGCATGAAGATCGGGCTGGAAAAACGAGCCGCGCTGTTTGAACGGTATCGGCGGTTATTGGAGCCGATTAAGGGAGTCCGATTGATCGATTCAGTCGACCCTAAAGCCGCCTCGAGCCACTATTGCGTCAGTCTGGTATTCGAACCACCCTACGCGGTGAAGCGTGACGAGATTGTCATGCGGCTCAATGCGGCCGGAATTGGAACGAGTATTTACTATCCCCAGCCAGTTCCGAGAATGACGTTCTACAGGAAGAAGTATGGCATCGAGCCATCGAAGTACTCGATCGCCTCTCAACTCAGCGACCATTCCGTGGCACTGCCCCTGGGGATGCATGTCGAGAATGCGGATGTCGATATGATTATCGCGACCCTGGCGGAGATCTTGAAATCGCCCAGCTGA
- a CDS encoding NAD(P)-dependent oxidoreductase, translating to MIELRGRKIALIGGAGFIGHNLALTLSRLGAEVHVVDSLQVNNLGAFSNSHDDQNKSLYLHLINERLRLLTEAAIPLHVVDARDYQVLSRCLSDMKPETIVQLAAIAHANRANKDPFNTFDHSFRTLENALDCARGQDRHFIYFSSSMVYGNFDGGAVSEDQRCEPLGIYGALKYGGEKLVIAYNQVFGLSYTIVRPSALYGERCVSRRVGQAFIENVLRGLPLSVNGDGGDALDFTYIEDLIQGLVLCMVKDEARNQIFNLTFGGSRTLKQMIDIVRAEFPDVPVNYQPRDKLMPERGTLSIEKAKRLLGYEPQFPLEKGFRRYIEWYKKLAEEQPRFFSPAASKN from the coding sequence GTGATTGAGTTACGGGGACGAAAGATTGCCTTGATTGGTGGAGCTGGTTTTATCGGACACAACCTAGCGTTGACTCTCTCCAGATTAGGCGCCGAAGTGCACGTAGTCGATAGCCTCCAAGTTAATAATCTGGGAGCGTTTTCTAATTCGCATGATGATCAGAACAAGTCACTTTACCTGCACCTTATTAACGAACGGTTGCGACTGCTCACAGAGGCCGCAATCCCATTGCATGTGGTCGACGCCCGTGATTACCAAGTGTTATCTCGTTGCCTGAGCGACATGAAGCCAGAAACGATTGTGCAACTGGCGGCCATTGCCCATGCTAATCGAGCAAACAAGGATCCGTTCAATACCTTCGATCACAGTTTCCGGACGTTAGAGAATGCCCTGGACTGCGCGCGCGGACAGGATCGGCATTTCATTTATTTTTCATCCTCTATGGTTTATGGAAATTTCGACGGCGGCGCGGTTTCCGAAGATCAACGGTGTGAGCCGCTCGGCATCTATGGTGCTCTGAAGTACGGGGGTGAAAAATTGGTCATCGCGTATAATCAGGTATTTGGACTCTCTTACACCATTGTCCGTCCATCCGCTCTCTATGGGGAGCGTTGCGTGAGTCGGCGAGTCGGGCAGGCATTTATTGAAAATGTTTTACGTGGACTCCCGCTCAGCGTTAATGGAGATGGCGGAGACGCGCTAGATTTCACGTACATCGAGGATTTAATTCAGGGACTAGTGCTCTGCATGGTGAAGGATGAGGCTCGGAACCAAATTTTCAATCTCACATTTGGCGGATCGAGGACCCTGAAACAGATGATCGATATCGTCCGGGCCGAGTTTCCCGACGTGCCGGTCAATTACCAGCCGCGAGACAAATTGATGCCCGAGCGCGGAACCTTATCGATCGAAAAGGCCAAGCGGTTGCTTGGGTATGAACCGCAGTTCCCGCTTGAAAAGGGGTTCCGGCGCTATATCGAATGGTACAAGAAATTGGCAGAGGAACAACCCCGATTTTTCTCTCCGGCCGCGTCAAAAAATTAA
- a CDS encoding N-acetylneuraminate synthase family protein: MKLFGKDLDHEVLVVGEIGVNHEGDVEAAAKLIRLAHEAGVDAVKLQSYTPERLASTADPIRFQRVRQFCLDRAAHVRLAEEARRLGANLFSAAITEDVIPLLAELFPVIKVASGDLNFEPIVRGAAVTGRIIILSTGNSTVEEIDQAIEWCRSEIGEEAMRDHVALLHCVSAYPVPIEQANLLSIPFLRDRYGLVTGYSNHVLGTEVVLAAVALGARIIEVHVTDRREGREFRDHHLSFEPKELVQLIESIRKVSASLGKAEKRPQPAETEIRTAMRKGVVAARDLRPGVLLTKDDLMYARPASEFPAAELPLLLGRRLKVALRRGDVIPRAGVEEA, encoded by the coding sequence ATGAAGTTATTCGGAAAGGATTTGGATCACGAGGTCCTTGTGGTCGGCGAAATCGGCGTCAATCACGAGGGCGACGTCGAGGCGGCGGCCAAGTTAATTCGGCTGGCACACGAGGCCGGAGTCGATGCCGTCAAGCTTCAAAGCTATACGCCTGAACGGCTCGCCTCAACGGCTGACCCTATTCGTTTTCAGCGCGTCCGACAATTCTGCCTCGATCGAGCTGCTCATGTCCGTTTGGCTGAAGAAGCCAGGAGGCTTGGTGCGAATCTGTTCTCCGCAGCGATCACAGAGGATGTTATCCCGCTGCTCGCGGAGCTCTTTCCAGTCATCAAAGTTGCCAGCGGGGATCTGAACTTCGAACCGATCGTGCGCGGTGCTGCTGTGACAGGAAGAATCATCATTCTTTCAACAGGAAACAGTACGGTCGAAGAAATCGACCAGGCGATAGAGTGGTGCCGGTCGGAAATCGGTGAGGAGGCAATGCGCGATCATGTTGCATTGCTGCACTGCGTATCGGCTTATCCAGTCCCAATCGAACAGGCCAATCTTCTAAGCATACCGTTTCTTCGCGATCGGTACGGTTTGGTCACCGGCTATTCCAATCACGTATTGGGAACAGAAGTGGTGTTGGCGGCCGTAGCGCTTGGTGCCAGGATTATAGAAGTGCATGTGACGGACCGGCGTGAAGGTCGAGAGTTCAGGGATCATCACCTGTCTTTTGAACCAAAGGAGTTGGTGCAGCTTATCGAGAGTATCAGAAAAGTCAGCGCGAGCCTTGGTAAAGCTGAGAAACGGCCCCAGCCTGCCGAAACTGAGATTCGCACCGCTATGAGAAAAGGAGTCGTGGCTGCCCGAGACCTGCGTCCCGGGGTGCTTCTCACGAAAGACGATCTTATGTATGCCAGACCCGCGAGCGAGTTTCCCGCTGCGGAGCTTCCGCTGCTCTTGGGCCGGCGGTTGAAAGTGGCGCTTCGACGAGGCGACGTGATTCCACGTGCCGGCGTGGAGGAGGCCTGA
- a CDS encoding Gfo/Idh/MocA family oxidoreductase, which yields MDCLRAGIIGLGVGEQHAEALAAITECKLVAVCDRDQLKLKQVASRFPGVRAVDVDRDILDDPTIDLVCIASYDSDHFSQTLRALENGKHVFVEKPFVMHEQEARMVREALRKNRQLRLSSNLILRRSPRFLDLRRRIQNGELGRLYHVEAGYNYGRLQKITEGWRGQLDFYSAVHGGGVHVVDLLMWLTGDRIVEVSAVGNAIASEGSGFKNFDNVVALVRFAGGAIGKVGANFGCVAPHFHSVEFYGTKATFVNGRECAWLFTSRDANVPPVRIDTAYPGVHKGALIAGFAKAIVDRSDAEVTEEDVFAGLSVCFAIERSVHVGSPVKVEYV from the coding sequence ATGGATTGTTTGCGGGCAGGCATCATCGGCCTCGGGGTAGGCGAGCAACATGCGGAAGCACTGGCGGCGATCACGGAGTGTAAACTGGTGGCAGTTTGCGACCGGGATCAACTGAAACTGAAGCAGGTGGCGTCGCGATTTCCCGGTGTGCGGGCGGTCGACGTCGATCGTGACATTCTCGACGATCCGACGATCGATCTGGTTTGTATCGCAAGCTATGACAGCGATCATTTCTCTCAGACACTGCGCGCGTTGGAGAACGGCAAGCATGTGTTTGTAGAGAAGCCCTTCGTGATGCATGAACAGGAAGCCCGAATGGTACGAGAGGCGCTTCGGAAGAACAGGCAGCTGCGGCTATCGTCCAATTTGATTCTCCGCCGCTCGCCGCGGTTTCTGGATTTGCGACGGCGAATTCAGAACGGTGAATTGGGCCGGCTTTACCATGTGGAGGCGGGCTATAACTATGGCCGGCTCCAGAAGATTACCGAGGGATGGCGTGGGCAGTTGGACTTCTATTCCGCGGTGCATGGCGGGGGTGTCCACGTGGTGGACCTGCTGATGTGGCTTACGGGCGACCGGATCGTCGAAGTGTCGGCGGTAGGGAATGCGATTGCCAGCGAGGGGTCGGGATTCAAGAATTTTGACAATGTGGTCGCGTTGGTGCGGTTCGCGGGCGGCGCAATCGGGAAAGTCGGGGCGAACTTCGGGTGCGTCGCGCCCCATTTTCACTCGGTTGAGTTCTATGGTACCAAGGCGACATTCGTGAATGGGCGGGAGTGTGCGTGGCTCTTCACGTCGCGCGATGCGAATGTGCCTCCTGTTCGGATCGACACCGCCTACCCGGGCGTGCACAAAGGGGCGCTCATCGCTGGTTTTGCGAAAGCGATCGTCGATCGCAGCGATGCAGAGGTGACGGAAGAAGACGTATTTGCCGGTCTGTCCGTGTGTTTTGCGATCGAGCGCAGCGTGCATGTAGGGTCTCCAGTCAAGGTCGAGTATGTCTAG
- a CDS encoding GNAT family N-acetyltransferase, whose product MSSVSSSVRQVITAGGLSIVYDSWLSEVMSREVHRVSGKVEEEDEAQRAVQQIAHLPGFSFARVRTDDVRTTQMLERCGFHLVDTAVTLEVSGLSASSAGSGNVRLARPEDRKAVEGIARRSFTCSRFHLDPAIPKSLADEIKAQWAGNFFLGKRGDQMVVAEKAGEIVGFAQLLKPSGNVLVIDLIAVEKTHRGQGLSKEMIRFSYMSCGHPRIMRAGTQIANTVSLGVYQDIGFRIVSSDYVFHHHLVIG is encoded by the coding sequence ATGTCTAGCGTCTCATCGAGTGTCCGACAGGTCATCACGGCAGGTGGCCTGTCGATTGTGTACGATTCATGGCTCTCCGAGGTCATGTCGCGGGAAGTCCATCGTGTGAGCGGCAAGGTCGAGGAAGAGGATGAAGCGCAGCGTGCTGTGCAGCAGATCGCTCACCTTCCCGGGTTTTCCTTCGCGCGAGTGCGAACTGATGATGTGCGGACGACTCAGATGCTTGAGCGCTGCGGGTTTCATCTTGTTGACACGGCAGTAACGTTGGAAGTTTCTGGATTGTCTGCCTCGAGTGCAGGGAGCGGTAATGTACGCCTCGCGCGTCCTGAGGATCGCAAGGCGGTTGAGGGGATTGCGCGGCGCAGTTTCACCTGTTCACGCTTTCATCTTGATCCGGCCATTCCGAAGTCGCTTGCCGACGAAATCAAAGCGCAGTGGGCGGGTAATTTCTTTCTTGGGAAGCGGGGCGACCAGATGGTTGTCGCAGAAAAGGCTGGCGAGATTGTGGGGTTCGCCCAACTTCTCAAACCTTCCGGAAACGTGCTCGTCATCGATCTCATCGCCGTGGAAAAAACTCATCGCGGGCAGGGTTTGTCAAAAGAAATGATCCGTTTTTCCTACATGTCCTGCGGGCATCCCCGGATCATGCGGGCGGGGACCCAGATCGCCAACACGGTGTCCTTAGGAGTCTACCAGGACATCGGCTTCCGTATTGTTTCGTCCGATTATGTGTTTCATCACCATCTTGTTATCGGCTAA